From Spartinivicinus ruber, the proteins below share one genomic window:
- a CDS encoding aspartate-semialdehyde dehydrogenase, translating into MTKTYDVAVVGATGAVGEAMLSILEQRNFPVGKVYPLASSRSAGSTVLFNNKPVVVDDLATFDFSKVQIGLFSAGGSVSAEYAPKAAAAGCVVIDNTSHFRYDPNVPLVVPEVNPEKVADYTKCGIIANPNCSTIQMLVALKPLYDAVGIRRINVATYQAVSGTGKDAINELASQTANLLNAKGAEAKVYPKQIAFNVLPQIDVFQENGYTKEEMKMVWETQKIFGDETILVNPTCVRVPVFYGHSEAVHIETKEKITAAQAHALLKKASGIVLLDEHKEGGYPTPVTEAAGEDPVYVGRVREDISCDRGLNLWVVADNVRKGAALNSVQIAEILIKDYI; encoded by the coding sequence ATGACTAAAACATATGATGTCGCTGTAGTTGGAGCAACCGGTGCTGTCGGAGAAGCTATGCTGTCTATTTTAGAACAGCGAAATTTTCCCGTAGGAAAAGTATACCCTTTAGCCAGTAGCCGCTCTGCAGGAAGTACTGTTTTATTCAACAATAAGCCAGTTGTGGTAGATGATTTAGCTACCTTTGATTTTAGCAAAGTGCAAATTGGTTTATTTTCCGCTGGTGGCAGTGTTTCTGCTGAATATGCACCCAAAGCAGCGGCCGCTGGTTGTGTAGTAATCGATAACACCTCGCATTTTCGCTATGACCCCAATGTACCATTAGTGGTACCTGAGGTGAACCCTGAGAAAGTAGCGGACTATACTAAATGTGGAATTATTGCGAATCCAAACTGTTCTACAATTCAGATGTTGGTCGCATTAAAACCATTGTATGATGCTGTCGGCATTCGTCGTATAAACGTTGCAACTTACCAAGCGGTATCTGGCACAGGAAAAGATGCTATTAATGAATTAGCCTCACAAACGGCTAATTTGTTGAATGCTAAAGGTGCAGAAGCTAAGGTTTATCCAAAGCAGATTGCGTTTAATGTGCTGCCACAGATTGATGTTTTTCAGGAAAATGGCTACACCAAAGAAGAGATGAAAATGGTGTGGGAAACCCAAAAGATTTTTGGTGATGAAACAATTTTGGTTAACCCAACCTGTGTACGAGTTCCAGTTTTCTATGGGCATTCTGAAGCAGTCCATATTGAAACCAAGGAAAAAATAACAGCGGCTCAAGCACATGCGCTGCTGAAAAAAGCATCAGGCATTGTTCTGTTGGATGAGCACAAAGAGGGTGGTTACCCAACCCCTGTTACGGAAGCCGCTGGTGAAGATCCTGTCTATGTTGGGCGTGTTAGAGAAGATATATCATGTGACAGAGGTCTCAATTTATGGGTTGTAGCGGATAATGTAAGGAAGGGGGCAGCTCTTAACAGTGTACAAATTGCCGAGATATTGATAAAAGACTATATATAA